The following are encoded in a window of Carya illinoinensis cultivar Pawnee chromosome 15, C.illinoinensisPawnee_v1, whole genome shotgun sequence genomic DNA:
- the LOC122297198 gene encoding protein ASPARTIC PROTEASE IN GUARD CELL 1-like translates to MAPNAYFCFFFSTIFFAFSVISLFPLAFSRDLPETTHTFLDVSASLEQARAVLNFDHETVKPLVQQKEHLQQAQVRNSSFFSVQVYPRESLYKSSHEDYKSLVLARLERDSVRVESLTTKFQLALDGVKKSDLKPVEELLPEDLSTPVVSGISQGSGEYFSSIGVGTPAKPFYMALDTGSDINWLQCKPCANCYQQSDPIFDPNSSSSYKSVSCVSPQCQAVRIRGCSAGKCLYRVSYGDKSYTTGDMATETVSFGSSGAVNNIALGCGHDNEGLFVGAAGLLGLGGGSLSFPSQIKASSFSYCLVDRFSSKHSTLDFNSAPPADSVTTTLLKNEKINTFYFIGLDGLSVGGMPLPIPASVFQMDASGNGGVIIDSGTTITRLQTQAYNALRDAFVQLTRDLPSTGGVSLFDTCYDLSSRTSVQVPTVSFRFSEGKSLTLPVNNYLIPVDSVGTYCLAFAPSSFSLSIIGNVQQQGTRVSYDLADSRLAFSPNKC, encoded by the coding sequence ATGGCTCCAAACGCGTATTtctgtttcttcttctccaccattttctttgctttttctgTGATTTCTCTGTTTCCTTTGGCTTTCTCTCGAGACTTACCCGAGACTACTCATACATTCCTTGACGTCTCGGCCTCGCTCGAACAAGCCCGTGCAGTCCTCAACTTCGACCATGAAACCGTTAAGCCCTTGGTTCAACAGAAAGAGCACCTGCAACAAGCTCAGGTCCGTAATTCCTCTTTTTTCTCGGTTCAGGTTTACCCACGAGAGTCACTTTACAAGTCCTCGCATGAAGACTACAAGAGCCTTGTTCTTGCTCGACTCGAGCGCGACTCGGTCCGGGTCGAATCTCTCACCACCAAGTTCCAGCTCGCCCTTGACGGTGTGAAGAAGTCGGATCTTAAACCTGTGGAGGAGCTTCTCCCCGAGGATCTGTCCACTCCGGTCGTGTCCGGGATTAGCCAGGGTAGCGGTGAGTACTTCTCTAGCATTGGCGTGGGAACCCCCGCCAAGCCTTTCTACATGGCCCTCGATACTGGCAGCGACATCAACTGGCTCCAATGTAAGCCCTGTGCGAACTGCTACCAGCAATCCGATCCAATATTCGACCCAAATTCTTCCTCCTCCTACAAGTCCGTTTCCTGCGTTTCCCCGCAATGCCAGGCTGTCCGGATTCGAGGTTGTAGCGCAGGAAAGTGTCTCTATCGCGTCTCCTATGGCGACAAGTCGTACACCACAGGCGACATGGCGACGGAGACAGTGTCGTTCGGGAGCTCTGGCGCAGTGAACAATATCGCTTTGGGCTGCGGCCACGACAACGAGGGCTTATTCGTTGGGGCAGCCGGTTTACTTGGACTCGGTGGGGGTTCACTCTCGTTTCCCTCCCAGATCAAAGCGTCGTCGTTCTCATACTGCCTCGTGGACCGTTTCTCGAGCAAGCACTCGACTCTCGACTTCAACTCGGCTCCTCCCGCTGACTCGGTCACTACCACTTTacttaaaaatgaaaagataaacaCGTTCTACTTCATCGGACTCGACGGACTGAGCGTCGGAGGTATGCCCCTCCCGATCCCGGCCTCGGTGTTTCAAATGGACGCGTCAGGAAACGGCGGAGTGATCATCGACTCGGGTACGACCATAACCCGATTGCAGACCCAGGCCTACAACGCGCTCCGTGACGCGTTCGTGCAGTTAACTCGGGACCTGCCCTCGACGGGCGGCGTTTCTCTGTTCGACACCTGCTACGATCTGTCATCCCGTACCTCGGTGCAAGTTCCAACGGTGTCGTTCCGGTTCTCGGAGGGGAAGTCTCTGACGCTACCGGTGAATAACTACCTGATCCCCGTCGACTCGGTCGGAACCTACTGTCTGGCCTTTGCGCCTTCATCATTTTCTCTGTCAATTATTGGAAACGTACAGCAACAAGGGACACGTGTCAGCTACGATTTGGCAGACTCGCGGTTGGCGTTCTCACCCAATAAATGTTAG